The nucleotide window CGCTTATTTATAGTGGAATTCTAGTAACGCTTGGTGCGTTTAGTTTTATAACAGTTGTGGCGAAATTGCGTGTACTAGCAGAGAAGGATTGGTTTTTAATTCCACTTGGACGCCGTATGGCTAGCTATCAACTTTGGTTAAATCGAAAGAAGTAGGTGTGTATGTTGAATCAATTAACAGTCATTGGCTTAGGAGCAGCAGACTTTGAACAAATGCAAATGGGCGTTTATAAAAAATTAAAAGCAGCTAAAAAATTGTACGTACGTACGGAAGACCATCCCGTATTGCAAGATTTACGTGAAGAAGGTGTAGAATTTACGAGCTTTGATGAAATTTATATTAAGCATGGTGCATTCGGGCCGGTTTATGAAGAAATTGCAGAGCGCTTAATTGAAGAAGTGGCGAAAGAAGAAATTATGTATGCCGTACCAGGACATCCATTAGTTGCTGAGCAAACGGTTCAGCATTTAATTGAAGCAGACCGTCAAGGACGTATACGATTGGTCATTGAAGGAGGCCAAAGCTTTTTAGATCCGATTTTTGGGGCTTTAAAAATTGACCCAATTGAAGGCTTTCAATTACTAGATGGGACAATCATGTCGATGCATGATATTAATATGCGCCAGCACATTTTAATTGCCCAAGTGTATGACTCATTTAGTGCATCGGAAGTAAAGCTTACATTAATGGAGAAATACCGTGATGATTATCCCGTAACGATTGTTACAGCAGCAGGTTCGTCACAAGAACAGCTACGTACAGTGCCTTTATATGAGCTTGATCAAGCAGCAGAAATTAATAACTTAACAACCGTATATGTGCCACCTGTACAGTCAAATGAAGAGGCGCTGCGCGATTGGGTAACATTCCGTCAAATCATAGCGAAGCTACGTGGTCCAAATGGTTGTCCATGGGATCAAAAACAAACCCATGAATCGTTAAAGAAATATTTATTAGAAGAAACTCATGAGTTTTTAGCAGCGGTAGATGCAGAGGATGACTTTGCAATGGTCGACGAACTAGGGGATGTTTTATTACAAGTATTCCTGCATGCACAAATTGGGGAGGATAATGGCTACTTCACATTAGAGGAAGTACTGGCTGCCATTAGCGAAAAGATGATTCGTCGTCACCCACATGTATTTGGGGATGTGTCAGTAGACGGTGCAGATGAGGTTGTTGCAAACTGGGAAGCTATCAAAAAAGACGAAAAGGGCCATGATGTCGACGAGCCATTATTAACACCTGAATATCGCCCAGCATCTTCGTTGCTAACGTCTTTCAATTACCAAAAAAAGGCCGCGACAGTAGGCTTTGATTGGCCAAATGTAGAGGAAGCATGGGAAAAATTTGCGGAAGAATGGCAAGAGTTCAGGGAAGAAATTCAAAATGGAACAGCTACTTCACGGTTAGATGAGTTTGGCGATGTCCTCTT belongs to Solibacillus sp. FSL R7-0682 and includes:
- the mazG gene encoding nucleoside triphosphate pyrophosphohydrolase, encoding MNQLTVIGLGAADFEQMQMGVYKKLKAAKKLYVRTEDHPVLQDLREEGVEFTSFDEIYIKHGAFGPVYEEIAERLIEEVAKEEIMYAVPGHPLVAEQTVQHLIEADRQGRIRLVIEGGQSFLDPIFGALKIDPIEGFQLLDGTIMSMHDINMRQHILIAQVYDSFSASEVKLTLMEKYRDDYPVTIVTAAGSSQEQLRTVPLYELDQAAEINNLTTVYVPPVQSNEEALRDWVTFRQIIAKLRGPNGCPWDQKQTHESLKKYLLEETHEFLAAVDAEDDFAMVDELGDVLLQVFLHAQIGEDNGYFTLEEVLAAISEKMIRRHPHVFGDVSVDGADEVVANWEAIKKDEKGHDVDEPLLTPEYRPASSLLTSFNYQKKAATVGFDWPNVEEAWEKFAEEWQEFREEIQNGTATSRLDEFGDVLFTLVNLARFYKISPEEAMLHANEKFARRFNYVEQQVKLSGKAFSNFTLQQLDAFWDEAKRIEKGE